In one Solanum lycopersicum chromosome 11, SLM_r2.1 genomic region, the following are encoded:
- the LOC138339366 gene encoding uncharacterized protein — translation MNTRRSVARREEGGVSNERVHPRIDQVFIVGLKEENEEVPLQEPQNSGLHEDNPPTFHGTKVDEDPQGFIDEVFKVVYVMGVTPREKAELAAYQLKDVSQVWFEQWRIERPLERGPVDWEEFKEAFQDKFFPLEWREKNMVEFMNLCQGGMSVQEYSLKFTQLSKYAPSMVDKPRARMNKFVMGVSSLVEKERRTAMLLNDMDISRLMVYAQPIEESKIREIRQEGKRPRSDDSSHQKTKKRFDHQDASMGNKDRAPNQNSQGDAHSFERTRCPTCGKQHLGRCLASKDG, via the exons ATGAATACGAGGAGATCAGTCGCCAGAAGGGAGGAGGGAGGTGTATCTAATGAGAGGGTCCATCCCCGTATTGACCAAGTTTTTATTGTTGGTCTAAAGGAAGAGAATGAGGAGGTTCCCCTTCAAGAACCTCAA AATTCCGGACTTCATGAGGATAACCCTCCCACTTTCCATGGCACTAAGGTGGATGAAGATCCACAAGGTTTCATAGATGAGGTTTTCAAGGTGGTATATGTTATGGGTGTGACCCCTAGGGAGAAAGCGGAGTTAGCcgcttaccaactcaaagatgtgtctcaagtgtggtttgagcaatggaggattgagagacccttagagaGAGGTCCGGTTGATTGGGAGGAATTCAAAGAGGCTTTTCAAGATAAATTCTTTCCCCTAGAGTGGAGGGAGAAGAATATGgttgaattcatgaaccttTGTCAAGGTGGGATGAGTGTGCAAGAGTACTCTCTcaaattcacccaactctctaagTATGCCCCAAGCATGGTAGACAAACCTAGGGCtaggatgaacaaatttgtgatGGGAGTATCTAGCTTGGTGGAGAAAGAGAGACGTACAGCAATGCTTCTTAATGACATGGATATATCTAGGCTCATGGTCTATGCACAACCAATTGAGGAGTCCAAAATAAGGGAGATAAGGCAAGAGGGTAAGAGGCCTAGGTCGGATGATTCTAGTCACCAAAAGACTAAAAAGAGGTTTGATCACCAAGATGCTTCCATGGGAAACAAGGATAGGGCTCCAAATCAAAATTCCCAAGGTGATGCCCATTCTTTTGAGAGGACTAGGTGCCCTACTTGTGGGAAGCAACATTTGGGTAGGTGTCTTGCCTCGAAGGATGGTTGA